One Nocardiopsis gilva YIM 90087 genomic window, CGCGAGCACCGGCGCCTGCTCGCCGCGCACGTCCGACGTCAGCACCTGCACCACGCCCTCGCTGTCGAGCTGGGCGATCCCGCGCTGGAACTGCTTGTAGCGGCCCGAGTCGACGGCACGGGCGACCGCGAAGTGCTCCGGGGCGAAGCTCGGGATCGGCGGGAACTCCACCTTCGGGCCGTCGTAGAGCGTGTCGCCCACGCTCAGCGCCTGGGCGTTGATCAGCGCGATGACGTCGCCAGGGAAGGCGGTGTCGATGGTGTTGCGCTCGCTGCCGAACACCGCCTGGGTGTACTTGGTGGCGAACGGGCGGCCGGTGGCGGCGTGGGTCAGAACCATGCCGCGATCGAAGCGGCCGGAGGCCACCCGGACGAACGCCATCCGGTCGCGGTGCGCCTTGTCCATGTTGGCCTGCATCTTGAACACCTGCCCGGAGAACGGCGCGGTGACCGCCCGGGTCTCGCCGTTGGCGCCGACCGGGTCGTCCGGGGCGGGTGCCAGCCCGACCAGGGTGTTGAGCAGGCCCGACACACCGAAGTTGGGCAGCGCGGCGCCGAACAGCACCGGCGAGGACTCACCGGCCAGGAACGACTCCTCGTCGTAGGCCGCGCCGATCTCCTCCAGCAGTTCGAGCTCCTCGACCGCCTGGGTCCAGGCGTCCTCCTCGACCTCGGCGGCCTGCTCCGCGCTCAGCTCCTCCTCGACCGCGCGGGTCGCGCCGCCCGGGGTCCGGTGCATCTTGGTGTAGGCGCCGCTGTCGCGGTCGATGAGCCCGCGGAAGTCCCCGGCGATACCCACCGGCCAGTTCATCGGGGTGGGGCGCAGCCCGATGCGCTGCTCGATCTCGTCGAGCAGCTCCAGCGGCTCGCGGCCGGGCCGGTCCCACTTGTTCACGAAGGTGATGACGGGCACCTTGCGCGCCCGGCACACGTCGAACAGCTTCAGTGTCTGCGGCTCCAGGCCCTTGGCCGAGTCCAGCAGCATGACCGCGCAGTCGACCGCCGAGAGCACCCGGTAGGTGTCCTCGGAGAAGTCGGCGTGCCCGGGGGTGTCGAGCAGGTTCAGCACGCAGTCGCCGTAGTCGATGCGCAGCGCGGCCGAGGTGATGGAGATCCCGCGGGCCTGCTCCATCTCCATCCAGTCAGAGGTCACGCCGCGCCGGTCGCCCTTGCCGTGGACCGCACCCGCCGACGAGATCGCCGCCGCGTGCAGCGCCAACGCCTCGGTGAGCGTGGACTTACCGGCGTCCGGGTGGGAGATCACCGCGAAGGTCCGGCGCCGCCCGGCCTCGGCCGCGATCTGGCCGCTGTGCTGGGTCACATTGTCCGCTGTCACGCTCACCGGCGTTCCGTCTCCTCGCTCGCAGCTTGGGCTTGGTACTTGTGGCGCTGGTCGCGCAGTCGGCCGCCGAACTCCTCCGCGATCGTCAACCGCTCGCGGAGCGCGGCGCGCCGCTCCTCCACCACGGACTCGAACGCCGCGAGGCGGTCGAGGAGGCCCGCCTGCTCGATCGCCGATTCGGTGCCCTCTGCGCCCTCGGCACCCGCAGCGAGCCGGTCCAGGAGGGAGAGCAGCTCGCCCATGTCGTCAACGCTGAATTCCAGCAACTTCATCCGCTTGATGAGCAGCAACCGCTCGACGTCGGACTCGGTGTACAACCGGAACCCGCCGCGCGAGCGCGCCGATGGGACGACCAGGCCCACCTCGCCGTAGTAACGGATGGTCCGGAGAGACAGGCTCGTCCGCTCGGCCACCTCACCGATCTGCATGTGAGCAGCCGCTCGCGACATCGCCGCCCCTTCCAAGGAATCTACCCTAACGTGAGGGTCAAGTATGTGGCCTCCGGTGCGCACACGTCACCGCATCGGCCCAGCCTACGTGCGCCGCGCCGGTGGCGCGTGAAGGCCGCTACCCCTCGTCTTCGAGAATGCCGTCCACGACGTCGCCGAGCACCAGAGCGCGGTCGCCGTCGGACAGGGTGCGCAGTTCGCGCAGGGCGGCTCCGGTGTCGAACCTGTCCCCGGCGCGGCCCTCGATCACGCACAGCCGGGCGACCTCCTGCGTCGGCAGGTTGAGGAACTGAGCCTCGGGCGGCGGGGCGAGCCCGTAGAGCGTCACGGGGTAGCGCGAGTGGCGGGTGCGCCACTGCTCGGATCGCTTGCCCAGGAATCCATGGAGCAGCGAGTCGAAGACCCCGTCGGGTTCCAGGTCACGCAGGGCCGAGCGGTCCAGGACCACCCTGCACTCCCCGCAGTTGGCCAGCTCGGCCCGGAGGAGGCGGCGCGCTTCGCTGTGCGTCACGTGCTCCGCGTTCAGCTTCATCGGGTGCCGGTGGGCCATGTCGCCAGCGTAGCCGGGGGACCACGGCCATCTCAGGTATCCCGCTCCTCCAGCGCGGTTCGGACGCGCCGCAGCACGTCCTCTCCGCTCAGGGCGGACGGGTAGACGGCCACCAGGACGGACTCGGCGGGCTCGGCGGCGGCGCCGGGCTCGCGCAGCTCGGCGCCGAGCGACCGCGCCACGAACTCCATGGCGCGGTCGAACCGGTCCCAGGGGATGGGGCGCTGCGGATCGCGCAGCCAGGAGCGGAGCACGTGGTTGTGCGCGGCGATCACCGATGCCGCCAGCGCCTCCCCCGCCAGCACTCGCGTGCCCTCGGTCTCGCCGCGCGCGAGGTAGCGGCTGAACGCGCCCTGGTAGCGGGCCGTCATGGCGATCTCGCGATCGCGCAGCCGGGGAACCGCGCGCACCAGGCGGAAACGGGGGACGGTGATCTCCGGGGTGGCCACATACCCCTGGAAGACCATGCGGGCGGCGGCGCAGACGGTCGCCACGGGGTCGTCGTCGGGCGCGGCGCGCAGGTAGCGGACGACCGACTCGAAGAGTTCGTCGTGGCCGGAGAAGAGGATGTCCTCCTTGGAGCCGAAGTGGCGGAAGAGGCTGCGCCGGCTCACTCCGGACTCCTCAGCGATGTCGTCCATCGTGGTCGCCTCGTAGCCCGCGGACTCGAAGAGGCGCACCGCGGCGGCCACGACGTCGTGGCGAGCGGGCATGCCGCCCCTGCCCTTCGCCGGCTGGTCCGGATGCGCCACGCGCTGCTCCTTCTCTCGGGTCTCAATCCGCTCGCGCAGAACTTAGCCGACGGATAGGTGCGAAATGTTGAGTCACCCTTTATTGTGGCACTGGATGCCATGATCAGGCACGTAGTGCCACGAGGGAGGCGCGGGAGACGATGAGCGACTTCGACCTGTTCAAGACGAACGAAGAGCACGAGGAACTGCGCGCGGCCGTCCGCGCGGTCGCCGAGGACAAGATCGCCCCGCAGGCCGCGGAGGTCGACGCGCAGAGCGCGTTCCCGCAGACGGCCTACGACGCCCTGCGCGCCACCGACTTCCACGCGGCGCACATCCCCGAGGCCTACGACGGCGTCGGCGCCGACGCGCTGGCGACCTGCATCATCATCGAGGAGGTGGCCCGCGCGTGTGCGTCCTCATCGCTGATTCCCGCCGTCAACAAGCTCGGGACGATGCCGCTCATCCTGGGCGCGTCGGAGGACGTCAAGCAGCGCTACCTGACGCCGGTAGCCCAGGGTGAGGCGATGTTCTCCTACGGCCTGTCCGAGCGCGAGGCCGGTTCCGACACCGCGAGCATGCGGACCCAGGCCAAGCGCGACGGCGACGACTGGATCCTCAACGGGCAGAAGTCGTGGATCACCAACGCCGGGGTGAGCAAGTACTACACGGTCATGGCGGTGACCGACCCCGACGGCCCGCGCGGCCGCAACGTCAGCGCGTTCGTCGTGCATGACGACGACGCGGGCTTCACACTCGGTGAGCCGGAGAAGAAGCTCGGCATCAAGGGCTCGCCCACGCGCGAGCTGTTCTTCGACGACATGCGCATCCCCGGCGACCGCCTCGTGGGCGGGGTCGGCGACGGCCTGAAGATCGCGCTGCGGACCCTCGACCACACCCGCGTCACCATCGGCGCCCAGGCCATCGGCATCGCCCAGGGCGCGCTCGACCACGCGGTCGAGTACGTCAGGGAACGCAAGCAGTTCGGCAAGGCCGTCGCCGACTTCCAGGGCATCCAGTTCATGCTCGCCGACATGGCCATGAAGCTGGAGACCGCCCGCCAGATGGTCTACGTCGCCGCCGCCAAGTCCGAGCGCGGCGACTCCGACCTGCCCTTCTTCGGCGCCGCCGCCAAGTGCTACGCCTCCGACGCGGCCATGGACATCACCACCGACGCCGTCCAGCTCCTCGGCGGGGCCGGTTACGTGAAGGACTTCCCGCTGGAGCGCATGATGCGCGACGCCAAGATCACCCAGATCTATGAGGGCACCAACCAGATCCAGCGCCTGGTCATGGCCCGCCAGCTGCTCAAGTAACCGAGGTTCTGTCCCGGAGCCGCCGCTGACTAACGGTCACGCCGTCCCGCCACCCGCCTCCTGCCGCGGTGCCGGGACGGCGCGGCTCTACTCTCGGGCGGGGAGGCGGACAAAGGCGCTCATTGCCGGGACGACCTGCGAGTCGCCCGGTGCAACCAAAGCCCATGCCCGGACCGGCGCATCCCGGGCCGAGGTAGGTGAACGCGACGTCGACGCGGGCTCAATCGTCTCCCGACAGGCTCCGGCCATAGCGTTCCGCAGCCAGTTCCATGCAGCGCGTTCGGGCCGGGGAGAAGTCGGAGGGCATCTTGCCGATCCCTTCCAGGGCGGTCATTTGTCCCTCGTCCTCCTTCGGGGCGGCCTCGTCCAGCTCGTAGAGCTTCTCCTCTACCTCGTCGAGCCCGGCCGCCTCGATCGCCTGCTCCACGGCCTTCATGTGCGCGCACCGCTGTTCGGCGAGCTCTTCGACGCGAGGGTCGTCGGGGTCGACCGTGTCATCCAGCGCGGCCTCGGCCGCGTCCAAGCGGTCCTCTGCAGCCCGTAGTTCAGGGTGGGTGGCCAGCACGATGACGGAACTGGCCTGAACGACGGCACCCAGCGAGCCGAAGAGCCGCTCGGTGACCAGCAGGGCATCGAGGTCGGACTGGCGAACGGCCCCCGGAGGCAGGTCGCGAAAGCGGTCCGTCACCACAGCGGAGAGCAGTCCCAGCGGGCTGCCCGCTTCGCGTAGGCGCCGCGCCGCCGCACGCTGCCGCTGGATGACGGCCTCCTGCGCGGCGAGGGCCTCGTCCAGCCGGTCCAGGGTCTCCTCGATGCTCCCGGCCTCGTCGTAAGCGGCCCGCATGTCGTCCAGGCTGATGCCGACGTCCGCCATCTTGCGGATCCATAGCAGCCGGATCATGTCGTCGTAGCCGTAGCGGCGGCGGCCGTCCGCTCCCCGCTCGGGCTCCGGCATCAGACCGATCTCGTGGTAGTGGCGGATGGCACGCGGGGTGGTACCGGCGAACGCAGCGGCGTCACCGATCTTGACCTGGCGGGGAGGCGTGAAGGAGCGGTGCATCAGAGACGGCCTTTCGTGCTGCGTTGTGCTGTGCCTTCACAACACCACATGCCGTTACGGCAGGTGCAAACTCTTAGGCCCGGCATGGCCCACGGTCGAGCTGACGGTGGGAGTGGTCACGCTTCGGGAAGTGCTGTCGCAGTGGTCCCTATGAACGCCGCATCCAGCGCTTGGTCATGGCCCGCCAGCTGCTCAAGTAGTCCCCACCTACTCGGGAGGGCCTAAGTCACCCCGCTTTTCATCATGAGCGGGGTGAGGTGGCCAGGCCCTCGTTCGTACGTTTACGGAAGGGTTTCGATCGGAGTGTCGGGCAGGTAGTGCTGCCACTCCGCCGCCGGGGAGGTCGTGATGATCGGCCAGCCGGTGTATCGAGTCACCGCCTCGTGGATGACGTGCGCGTCTGCGAGGGTCAAGCCGTCACCTTGCCAACGGGTGGCGAGGCGTGCGACGGCTGTCGCCGTCTCCCTATCGAGGTCGCCGAAGGTGAAGATCGGCCCCTCCAAGCGCTCCTCCACTCCAGCAGCCCGCACAGGTGGCACTGTGTACAGGGCTGCGGCCAGTGCAAGCGTCGGCACATGCAGGGGAATTACGCGGCGCTGGGCAAGATTGACCAGGGCATTCATGTAGACCGAACCTTCGGCCCAAGCATTCAGTGCGGACGCTGTGAGAATCCTGCCGCCGATCACGCGACTTCATCCGCGGCGACGCCGAGGACGCGCTGTGCCCATTGCATAGCACGCTCGTACTCCTCCGGGTCGCTCTCGCGAGCCTGAACCAGGTCCTGCTCGATGAGCATCTGGGCGCGTTCCTGACGACGCTTCTTCTCTCCCAGAGCCGTGTTCACCCAGGCCGACACCGAACGGACCTCTCCAGCATCGACAGCGGCTTCCGCGGCCTCTAGGAGCTCAGGGTCCAAGGTGAGCGTGACACGCTTCTTCGCTTCACTCATACCTTCATCATACTTGGCGACCCTGGGCCGTCGCGAGGCAAAGAAAAACCAGGCGGTCTCACCGTGCGAGGCTGTCCCTGGACTGTGCGAGCCCAGACCCCCTCCCTCCTCTAGAGTTCTCGGGTGCATGTGGACACTCTCTCCGCGAACCAGACCAACCTCTCGAACGGCGCGCTGCTAGAGCGGGCCAGGCGTCTTGAGGAGGCCGAGGCGTGGCGACGGCGGGCGCACGGGGCGAAGGGGTAGGAGGAAAGGTGAGTCCCGGCAACTGCTCCCGCCTGGTGGCCGCGCGCCTGGCCGCCTACGCCCTGCTCCAAGAGGGGGTGCCGGACCGCCGCATCGACACCGACGCCACTCTGCAGCGCGGCCGCTACCGCATCGTCGTGGAGTTCCAAATGGAAAACCCCATGGAGACCCATGCCACCGCCGACGACCGCGTCAGCCGCTACGTCGGCCCCATCCGCAAGGGCAATGGCCCCGAGCCCGGCGAGCGCGGTCGTCCTCGTGCGCTGGAATCCCATGCGCCCCCCGCAACAGACCAGGCGCCGGGGCTAGTGACGGAGGCTTCGGTATCCGATGTCGCTCAATCGCCCCTGAGGGCGAACGGCCTACCCTCTCCGAAGGCCAACTCGGCGAAGCGTTCGCCGATGCGGCGATGTGTGGCGGCGTCCGGGTGGAGCTGGTCGGGCAATGGAAGTTCGGCGAAGTCCGCCTCTCCGTAGAGTTCGCGGCCGTCGAGGAAGTGCAGGTTCGCGTCGTCGCCCGCCCGCTGCTTCACGAGGCGGGCCAGTTCGTCCCGGATGACGTTGAGGGTGAGCTTCCCGCTGGCCCCTTCCGCGGGGTCACCCGTGGCCCGGAACTGGAGCTTCCCCGTGCTGAGGTTGCCGAAGTCCGGGGCGGCGGGGCCGGGCGTGTCCTCGTGGATGGGGCACAGGATCGGCGAGACGACCAGCAGCGGAATGGTGGGGTGGCCCTCGCGGATGGTATCGAGAAAGCCGTGCACCGCGGGGCCGAATGCGCGCAGTCGCATCAGGTCGGCGTTAACGAGGTTGATGCCGATCTTGACGCTGATCAGGTCCGCGGGGGTGTCACGCATGGCGCGGGCAGTAAACGGATCGAGCAAGGCGCTGCCGCTCAGGCCCAGGTTGGTCAGTTCCACGCCGCCGAGGGCGGCGGCGAGTGCGGGCCAGGTGGTGGTGGGGCTTGCGGCGTCGGAGCCGTGGCTGATCGAGCTGCCGTGGTGCAGCCAGTGCCTGCGGCCCCCATCCGGTGCGGGCTCGACGGGGGCGTCGGTGCGCAGGGCGACCAGCTCGGTGATCTCGTTGTACGGCAGCCAGATCTCGACGTCCTTGACGCGGTCGGGGAGACCGGAGAACCGGACGGTGCCGACCGGGCCGGGCCGGGTTTCCGCGGACCCGGTGGTCATGTCCATCATCAGGACGTTGCCGCCGGTCACACTGGTCCGCCCGGCTAGCTGGCCGTCAACGAGCAGGTCGTACACGCCATCGGGTCGGGGCGGAGCGCCCTGGTAGGCATTCTTGGTGCGGAGCGCATCCAACTCGACGGCGGTGGCCCGCGTACGGAACACCAGCCGCACGCCGGAGGGCTGGGTCTCCGCCATGGCCAGGTGCCCGTCAGCGCACTGTGCACGGGCCCAGGCAGGCAGCCGATGCGGCAGCACCCCACGTTCGGTGCGCTCCAGATCCAGGGCGCCACGCAGGAGGTCCGCAGTGAAGGGCGTGGTGGTCCAGTCCGTCGCCCGGGCCGCCGTGGGGGCGCCGGGGACGTCGTCGGGCCGATCGTTCATGGGTTGCATTCTGCTGGTCGGAGGCGTGGTCCGCCCAATGGTTTTCCGCCCCCTCGCGGCTGGCGGCCGACGGTCGTCGACCGCCTGGCGATCAGCGGGATCATTCACCGGATCAGCACCGGCTGCTGGTGGTGCACACCATCCGCCCGTGATCGGGGAGGCAGGACCTACAACCACGCACCCACCCTGCCCACCCACCACGCCGCTGCTACCGTTCTGCGCATTCCCACAACCAGCCGGCGCGCGGAGACCTCATGCACCCGCTGCCCGACGCCGCGAAGATCGACGATGGGATGCGGTCGAGGCCGGACCACCGACTTCAGTCGTATCGGAAAGTGGTTCTACCGGCTGATACAGGGAACAGTGGCGGTCTCCTAGCGTGAAAGCGACGCTGAAACCGAATGTGATTGGACTTCGCACCATGCTCGCCCACGACGCCACCCTGCTCACCTACGCCGGTCAGATTGGGAGCGTGGTCGCGCTGGTCCTGGTCGCCCTCGCCGTGGTGGCCTACTTCGTGTTCATCATCGCCGCCTTCATCGGCAGCCTGACTTCGCGGCTTGAGCTCGGGATGAAGCTTGTGTGGGCGCTGTTCATCATCTGCGCGCCGTTCCTCGGCGCCCTGTGCTGGTTCCTGATCGGTAGAAGGAGCGCGGCCGCCGTGGCGCGGTGATGCCGCCTCGACCAGTCACAACGTGGAACGCCTCTGGTCTTCAACCACCGACGTCTCCCCAGGGGTGTGCGATCCCAGGCGCCCCACATCTCCTCTAGAGTTCTCGGGTGCATGTGGGCGATCTCTGCGCGAACCAGACCAACCTCCCGAACGACGGGCTGCTGGGCACAGCGCTCGCTCACCGGGGGGAGGACGGCCAACGCCTGCCCGCGCTGCTGTGGGAGGCCGGTCCGGGGTGGCGGATGCTGTCGTCAGGTGTCCTGGGTGGCGGTCTGGGACCGCGTTCGTATGTGCTGAACGCACAGGTCACCGGCGACTACCGGCGCACCGATCCGGAGGTGCACCTGACCGAGATCGCCGCGGCCGCAGGACTGCGGGGGCACGGTGTCGGTCTGATGACGGCCGCCGACGTCACGGACGCCGCCTTCGCGGCCGACGGCGGGGTGGAGGCGATCGCGACGGTCGGGATCGGCCGACCCACGTGGGCGGCGGCGCCGAGCGAGCTGGACGAGGCTCGGCTGGAGCACGCCGGAGCCGGGGGCGCCGAATCTGAGCCGTTCGCCCCGGGCACCATCAACATCATCGTCGCCGTCCCGGTCCCGATGTCCGACGCTGCCCTGGTCAATGCCACCTCCACC contains:
- a CDS encoding peptide chain release factor 3; the encoded protein is MSVTADNVTQHSGQIAAEAGRRRTFAVISHPDAGKSTLTEALALHAAAISSAGAVHGKGDRRGVTSDWMEMEQARGISITSAALRIDYGDCVLNLLDTPGHADFSEDTYRVLSAVDCAVMLLDSAKGLEPQTLKLFDVCRARKVPVITFVNKWDRPGREPLELLDEIEQRIGLRPTPMNWPVGIAGDFRGLIDRDSGAYTKMHRTPGGATRAVEEELSAEQAAEVEEDAWTQAVEELELLEEIGAAYDEESFLAGESSPVLFGAALPNFGVSGLLNTLVGLAPAPDDPVGANGETRAVTAPFSGQVFKMQANMDKAHRDRMAFVRVASGRFDRGMVLTHAATGRPFATKYTQAVFGSERNTIDTAFPGDVIALINAQALSVGDTLYDGPKVEFPPIPSFAPEHFAVARAVDSGRYKQFQRGIAQLDSEGVVQVLTSDVRGEQAPVLAAVGPLQFDVVKHRMEEEFRAPVELSFLDYNIARRTDAESAPTLHGLSGAEVLKRRSDGELLMLVHNKWRLRVIERDYPDLTMEALLAGGVEESS
- a CDS encoding MerR family transcriptional regulator, with amino-acid sequence MQIGEVAERTSLSLRTIRYYGEVGLVVPSARSRGGFRLYTESDVERLLLIKRMKLLEFSVDDMGELLSLLDRLAAGAEGAEGTESAIEQAGLLDRLAAFESVVEERRAALRERLTIAEEFGGRLRDQRHKYQAQAASEETERR
- a CDS encoding TetR/AcrR family transcriptional regulator; the encoded protein is MPARHDVVAAAVRLFESAGYEATTMDDIAEESGVSRRSLFRHFGSKEDILFSGHDELFESVVRYLRAAPDDDPVATVCAAARMVFQGYVATPEITVPRFRLVRAVPRLRDREIAMTARYQGAFSRYLARGETEGTRVLAGEALAASVIAAHNHVLRSWLRDPQRPIPWDRFDRAMEFVARSLGAELREPGAAAEPAESVLVAVYPSALSGEDVLRRVRTALEERDT
- a CDS encoding acyl-CoA dehydrogenase family protein, translating into MSDFDLFKTNEEHEELRAAVRAVAEDKIAPQAAEVDAQSAFPQTAYDALRATDFHAAHIPEAYDGVGADALATCIIIEEVARACASSSLIPAVNKLGTMPLILGASEDVKQRYLTPVAQGEAMFSYGLSEREAGSDTASMRTQAKRDGDDWILNGQKSWITNAGVSKYYTVMAVTDPDGPRGRNVSAFVVHDDDAGFTLGEPEKKLGIKGSPTRELFFDDMRIPGDRLVGGVGDGLKIALRTLDHTRVTIGAQAIGIAQGALDHAVEYVRERKQFGKAVADFQGIQFMLADMAMKLETARQMVYVAAAKSERGDSDLPFFGAAAKCYASDAAMDITTDAVQLLGGAGYVKDFPLERMMRDAKITQIYEGTNQIQRLVMARQLLK
- a CDS encoding MerR family transcriptional regulator; this translates as MHRSFTPPRQVKIGDAAAFAGTTPRAIRHYHEIGLMPEPERGADGRRRYGYDDMIRLLWIRKMADVGISLDDMRAAYDEAGSIEETLDRLDEALAAQEAVIQRQRAAARRLREAGSPLGLLSAVVTDRFRDLPPGAVRQSDLDALLVTERLFGSLGAVVQASSVIVLATHPELRAAEDRLDAAEAALDDTVDPDDPRVEELAEQRCAHMKAVEQAIEAAGLDEVEEKLYELDEAAPKEDEGQMTALEGIGKMPSDFSPARTRCMELAAERYGRSLSGDD
- a CDS encoding GDSL-type esterase/lipase family protein, translating into MNDRPDDVPGAPTAARATDWTTTPFTADLLRGALDLERTERGVLPHRLPAWARAQCADGHLAMAETQPSGVRLVFRTRATAVELDALRTKNAYQGAPPRPDGVYDLLVDGQLAGRTSVTGGNVLMMDMTTGSAETRPGPVGTVRFSGLPDRVKDVEIWLPYNEITELVALRTDAPVEPAPDGGRRHWLHHGSSISHGSDAASPTTTWPALAAALGGVELTNLGLSGSALLDPFTARAMRDTPADLISVKIGINLVNADLMRLRAFGPAVHGFLDTIREGHPTIPLLVVSPILCPIHEDTPGPAAPDFGNLSTGKLQFRATGDPAEGASGKLTLNVIRDELARLVKQRAGDDANLHFLDGRELYGEADFAELPLPDQLHPDAATHRRIGERFAELAFGEGRPFALRGD
- a CDS encoding PLD nuclease N-terminal domain-containing protein translates to MLAHDATLLTYAGQIGSVVALVLVALAVVAYFVFIIAAFIGSLTSRLELGMKLVWALFIICAPFLGALCWFLIGRRSAAAVAR
- a CDS encoding adenosylcobinamide amidohydrolase is translated as MGDLCANQTNLPNDGLLGTALAHRGEDGQRLPALLWEAGPGWRMLSSGVLGGGLGPRSYVLNAQVTGDYRRTDPEVHLTEIAAAAGLRGHGVGLMTAADVTDAAFAADGGVEAIATVGIGRPTWAAAPSELDEARLEHAGAGGAESEPFAPGTINIIVAVPVPMSDAALVNATSTITEAKVQAVMEAGFACTGTASDAICLAVRSKSGAGPTASFGGPRSRWGARIARAAHAAVYTGALRDAKRRTGRQADGYRSS